In Longimicrobiales bacterium, a single genomic region encodes these proteins:
- a CDS encoding threonine synthase, with the protein MTDDDRMPGATHLECTATGEHFESETLSGLSPTGKPLFARYDLDAVRPGFGLADMATRRADLWRYAEVLPVRDPKARIALGEGWTPLIDAPRTAARLGVEKVWVKDEGQNPTGSFKARGLCLAVSRAFELGAEAVALPSAGNAGSAAAAYGAAVGMDVHVVLPSDTPAPILEEMRALGADVQLLDGLISDCGKVVKKGVEEHGWFDLSTLKEPYRVEGKKTLGYELAEQLGGRLPDAIVYPTGGGTGLIGMWKAFDEMQALGWVDEKRPKMFTVQATGCAPMVRAWESGADHAEMWEGATTYASGLRVPGAVGDFLILNALRESGGGAAAVPDHLMAEWVLKLGADTGIFAAPEGGATAAAVPMLMEKGLISPDDEVVLFNTGSGLKYAGMTPVD; encoded by the coding sequence ATGACGGACGACGACCGCATGCCGGGCGCCACACATCTTGAGTGCACCGCCACCGGAGAACACTTCGAGAGCGAAACACTGTCCGGCCTATCTCCGACAGGGAAGCCATTGTTCGCGCGCTATGACCTAGACGCTGTCCGTCCTGGATTTGGTCTCGCCGACATGGCTACACGTCGGGCCGATCTTTGGCGTTATGCGGAAGTTCTTCCTGTTCGTGATCCCAAGGCGAGGATCGCCCTGGGAGAGGGGTGGACTCCACTGATCGATGCACCGCGCACCGCGGCTCGGCTTGGCGTCGAGAAGGTGTGGGTGAAAGACGAGGGGCAGAACCCGACTGGAAGCTTCAAGGCGCGGGGTCTGTGTCTCGCTGTGTCACGCGCGTTCGAACTGGGTGCCGAGGCAGTGGCACTTCCGTCGGCCGGAAATGCGGGAAGCGCTGCGGCCGCCTATGGCGCCGCTGTGGGGATGGATGTGCACGTGGTGCTTCCATCAGACACGCCGGCGCCCATTCTCGAGGAGATGCGGGCACTGGGGGCCGACGTCCAGCTCCTCGACGGACTCATCAGCGACTGTGGCAAGGTTGTGAAGAAGGGTGTCGAAGAGCATGGATGGTTCGATCTGTCAACGCTGAAGGAGCCCTACCGCGTCGAAGGCAAGAAGACGTTGGGTTACGAGCTGGCCGAGCAGCTCGGGGGACGTCTCCCCGACGCGATCGTCTATCCGACGGGTGGTGGCACCGGGCTGATCGGGATGTGGAAGGCGTTCGACGAGATGCAGGCGCTCGGGTGGGTCGACGAGAAGCGTCCAAAGATGTTCACTGTGCAGGCGACCGGGTGCGCCCCGATGGTCCGCGCGTGGGAATCCGGAGCCGATCACGCTGAGATGTGGGAGGGCGCGACGACGTACGCATCAGGCCTTCGAGTCCCGGGCGCTGTGGGCGACTTCCTGATTCTGAATGCGCTGAGAGAGTCGGGTGGTGGCGCAGCGGCAGTTCCCGACCATTTGATGGCTGAATGGGTGTTGAAACTCGGTGCGGACACCGGCATCTTCGCGGCCCCGGAAGGCGGTGCCACGGCGGCCGCGGTGCCGATGCTGATGGAGAAGGGACTGATTTCACCAGATGACGAGGTCGTCCTGTTCAACACTGGCAGCGGGCTCAAGTACGCCGGCATGACCCCTGTCGACTGA
- a CDS encoding phosphodiester glycosidase family protein translates to MVALAAGCAAPDAPDALELTLPATAMALLVPDSVRTVELHSGVTYRYLWSPEGPWAIHVVQADLRARCDLELGVLRPDVRQRGGNGHATVSDMVLRVSDRVLVAVNADFFTPEGTTLGAEVVGGDVQYAAERPTVAWRLGLDPWIGPASIDAAGLHLGWLVGAVAGDGVTEAVGGFPDLIDRGEIVGDLEVGRRPAFAAVRHPRTGVGFDSRSGQFWIVVVDGRQMPHSAGMSLPEFAALFDALGADEALNLDGGGSSAMVVGQGLVNRPSDATGERAVVNALALTQNPHGCAAGQARP, encoded by the coding sequence ATGGTGGCGCTGGCCGCCGGGTGCGCCGCACCGGACGCGCCTGACGCTCTTGAACTTACGCTTCCAGCAACGGCCATGGCGCTGCTTGTACCGGATTCCGTTCGAACTGTTGAACTTCATTCCGGAGTCACGTACCGGTACCTCTGGTCACCTGAGGGGCCGTGGGCAATCCACGTCGTTCAAGCGGATTTGCGTGCGCGATGTGATCTGGAGTTGGGGGTGCTCCGCCCGGACGTGCGGCAGCGTGGCGGCAACGGCCACGCGACCGTGAGCGACATGGTGCTGAGGGTGAGTGATCGAGTGTTGGTGGCGGTGAACGCGGACTTCTTCACCCCCGAAGGCACGACCCTCGGTGCAGAGGTTGTCGGTGGAGATGTTCAGTATGCCGCCGAGAGACCGACTGTGGCGTGGCGACTTGGTCTCGATCCGTGGATAGGGCCAGCCAGCATCGATGCCGCGGGCCTGCATCTGGGTTGGCTGGTGGGTGCCGTAGCGGGGGACGGAGTGACCGAGGCGGTGGGCGGATTCCCTGACCTGATCGATAGGGGAGAGATAGTGGGCGATCTGGAGGTCGGACGGCGGCCAGCCTTCGCGGCGGTGCGGCACCCGCGGACGGGTGTTGGATTCGACAGCCGTTCTGGTCAGTTCTGGATCGTGGTTGTCGACGGGCGTCAGATGCCCCACTCAGCCGGGATGTCACTTCCGGAGTTCGCGGCGTTATTCGACGCGTTGGGCGCCGATGAGGCGCTCAACCTGGACGGAGGTGGTTCCTCAGCCATGGTCGTTGGACAAGGCCTGGTCAACCGACCGTCTGATGCCACAGGTGAGCGCGCCGTGGTCAACGCACTGGCCTTGACTCAGAATCCGCACGGCTGTGCCGCAGGCCAAGCACGCCCCTAG